The following are encoded in a window of Doryrhamphus excisus isolate RoL2022-K1 chromosome 16, RoL_Dexc_1.0, whole genome shotgun sequence genomic DNA:
- the ndufb11 gene encoding NADH dehydrogenase [ubiquinone] 1 beta subcomplex subunit 11, mitochondrial: MLTRLARFGLILPRLRLNVPVRCVSQSKPNGAVGSSAVTELQQAAPSDSHGEVSQYVKNPDYHGFSNDPAVDVWNMRLAFFFGISVCIVLGGTFIHYLPDHGMRQWARREAERVILQKEKAGLPLIDENYYDTNKIVLPSAAEE; the protein is encoded by the exons ATGTTAACCCGGCTTGCACGATTCGGCCTCATTTTGCCCCGCTTACGTTTGAATGTACCGGTTCGGTGCGTGTCACAATCGAAGCCAAACGGTGCGGTTGGTTCGAGTGCCGTGACGGAGCTGCAGCAGGCGGCTCCGAGCGACAGCCATGGTGAGGTCAGCCAGTATGTCAAG AATCCAGATTACCATGGCTTCTCCAATGACCCTGCGGTTGATGTATGGAACATGCGATTGGCCTTCTTCTTTGGCATCTCAGTGTGTATTGTCCTTGGAGGAACGTTCATTCACTACTTACCAGACCACGG taTGCGCCAATGGGCCAGAAGGGAGGCTGAACGTGTCATCCTGCAGAAAGAGAAGGCGGGTCTACCACTGATAGATGAAAACTACTATGACACCAACAAAATCGTTCTGCCCAGCGCTGCAGAAGAGTAG
- the tbc1d25 gene encoding TBC1 domain family member 25 isoform X2: protein MSRGGSGAEMYLSLTSDGDLDVAFASAAKPYLQLKMDVKPSEDSPVMEDWDIISPKDVIGSEQLLAERTRSLASAALPFTQSLLSQVGRTFSRVQQAFSWSYGEEIKPFKPPLSDTEFHSYLNGQGQLTRPEELRLRIYHGGVEPSLRKVVWRYLLNVYPDGLSGQERMDYMKRKTREYDQLKKEWTAHVSHEDLEFIRGNVLKDVLRTDRAHPYYAGSEDSPHLTALTDLLTTFAITHPQISYCQGMSDIASPILAVMDNEAHAFICFCGIMKRLEGNFRPDGQLMSIKFQHLKLLLQYSDYEFYSYLVSRGADDLFFCYRWLLLELKREFAFDDALRMLEVTWSSLPPDPPETEVELLGPPLQSDKITRFMNKKKPAENRLGQDWEVKEKQRRQHMLRPSREEPDVRSGSNNGVSKVTMGKAHVVSPSLEESFGDFKYYSAQNEDCFDVKDVKPQQGLIESQSTPRIPVRQSTTDSEEDPGERTPLIRYCNNGFSSGSSPPTSVSGPPVWKSGAVSHSSSALPSSWSGATPDSPSQTTFGFTTNGREALSRTVPKVITSSAQLLRSTGLNLTTSPTLKTSAASNSHTQNRSFLSSPILPFGRGSSQPISRPSSNNLPSPSNKPSSATVNMDSSPKLEAGIKPLSLPPPQEFGKGNPFMLFLCLSILLEHRDHIIKNSLDYNELAMHFDRLVRRHNLSRILQRAKALFADYLQSEVWDSEEGDEVSSDSPTSATAAQYSPPLTISARPIYSPLASPQSSSQNSTYNLATTIPSPTLSLSS from the exons ATGTCTAGAGGTGGAAGCGGCGCAGAAATGTACCTGTCTTTGACATCTGACGGTGATTTGGATGTTGCATTTGCCAGTGCAGCCAAACCATATCTACAACTCAAGATGGACGTGAAACCTTCAGAAGACA GTCCCGTTATGGAAGACTGGGACATCATCAGCCCCAAAGACGTTATTGGCTCTGAGCAGCTTCTTGCAGAAAGGACTAGATCTTTAGCATCTGCAGCACTTCCTTTCACCCAGTCCTTACTGTCCCAG GTCGGTCGGACCTTCTCTCGAGTCCAGCAAGCTTTCAGCTGGTCTTATGGGGAGGAGATCAAGCCTTTCAAGCCCCCTCTGAGTGACACTGAGTTTCATAGTTATCTCAACGGACAAGGACAGTTGACACGGCCTGAGGAATTAAGACTGCGGATCTACCATGGCGGTGTGGAGCCTTCACTGCGCAAG gttGTTTGGCGCTACCTCCTTAATGTCTATCCAGACGGACTGAGTGGACAGGAAAGAATGGACTACATGAAGCGGAAGACGAGAGAGTATGACCAGCTGAAGAAAGAATGGACGGCCCACGTCAGTCACGAGGATCTTGAATTTATCCGAGGGAATGTACTCAAAGACGTCTTAAGGACAGATCGTGCTCATCCTTACTACGCAGGATCAGAAGACAGTCCGCATTTGACTGCACTCACCGACCTGCTTACTACTTTCGCCATCACACATCCACAG ATCTCGTACTGTCAAGGGATGAGCGATATCGCCTCGCCGATACTTGCCGTGATGGATAATGAAGCACATGCCTTCATTTGCTTCTGTGGCATTATGAAACGCTTGGAGGGGAACTTCCGACCTGACGGACAACTTATGTCTATTAAATTCCAGCATCTAAAATTGCTTTTGCAGTATTCCGATTATGAATTCTACTCCTATCTGGTCTCCCGTGGAGCTGATGACCTCTTCTTCTGTTACCGCTGGTTGCTCCTGGAACTGAAGCGGGAGTTTGCCTTTGATGATGCCCTAAGGATGCTTGAGGTGACTTGGAGCTCCTTGCCTCCAGATCCTCCTGAAACTGAAGTGGAGCTCCTTGGACCGCCATTGCAGTCAGATAAAATTACACGTTTCATGAACAAGAAAAAGCCTGCTGAGAATCGCCTTGGGCAAGACTGGGAAGTAAAAGAGAAGCAGCGTAGACAACATATGCTTCGGCCCTCCAGAGAAGAACCTGATGTTAGATCTGGAAGTAATAACGGTGTCTCTAAAGTAACCATGGGAAAGGCACATGTTGTTTCTCCTTCTCTTGAGGAGAGCTTTGGAGACTTTAAGTACTATAGTGCCCAAAATGAAGACTGCTTTGACGTGAAGGATGTCAAACCGCAGCAGGGTTTGATAGAGTCACAGTCAACACCACGCATTCCAGTTCGTCAGTCCACCACTGACAGTGAGGAGGATCCTGGGGAAAGAACCCCTCTGATAAGATACTGTAACAATGGCTTTTCTTCTGGATCATCACCTCCCACGTCTGTTAGTGGTCCACCAGTTTGGAAGAGCGGTGCTGTGTCTCATTCCTCTTCAGCCTTACCTTCTAGTTGGTCAGGTGCTACACCAGACTCTCCTTCACAAACCACATTTGGATTTACGACTAATGGAAGAGAGGCCTTATCAAGAACTGTCCCAAAAGTAATCACATCTTCTGCACAATTGCTCAGAAGTACAGGGTTGAACTTGACCACCAGTCCCACTTTAAAAACATCAGCTGCGTCTAACTCCCATACTCAAAATCGATCCTTTCTGTCTTCACCAATTTTGCCTTTTGGAAGGGGTTCTTCACAGCCCATTTCCAGGCCATCCTCTAACAACCTCCCTTCTCCGAGCAACAAACCCTCAAGTGCTACAGTTAACATGGACAGTTCACCAAAACTGGAGGCTGGCATCAAACCGCTTTCACTCCCACCTCCCCAAGAATTCGGAAAAGGCAATCCTTTCATGCTTTTTTTGTGCTTGTCAATCCTGCTGGAACACCGAGACCACATCATCAAGAACAGCCTGGATTACAATGAGCTCGCCATGCACTTTGATCGACTCGTACGGCGCCACAACCTGAGCAGGATCCTGCAACGTGCCAAGGCCTTGTTTGCAGACTACTTGCAGAGTGAAGTGTGGGACTCGGAAGAAGGGGATGAGGTTAGTTCAGACTCCCCGACATCGGCCACTGCTGCTCAATACTCCCCGCCTTTAACCATTTCTGCTCGACCCATTTATAGTCCGTTAGCATCCCCTCAGTCTTCATCGCAAAACTCAACCTACAACTTGGCAACAACAATTCCTTCACCAACGCTGTCCCTTTCGTCATAA
- the tbc1d25 gene encoding TBC1 domain family member 25 isoform X1: MAGEEERGVVRVKVKKYDGVLPAEFRSFAVDPQITSLEVLQHILIKAFDLNGKRNFEISYMSRGGSGAEMYLSLTSDGDLDVAFASAAKPYLQLKMDVKPSEDSPVMEDWDIISPKDVIGSEQLLAERTRSLASAALPFTQSLLSQVGRTFSRVQQAFSWSYGEEIKPFKPPLSDTEFHSYLNGQGQLTRPEELRLRIYHGGVEPSLRKVVWRYLLNVYPDGLSGQERMDYMKRKTREYDQLKKEWTAHVSHEDLEFIRGNVLKDVLRTDRAHPYYAGSEDSPHLTALTDLLTTFAITHPQISYCQGMSDIASPILAVMDNEAHAFICFCGIMKRLEGNFRPDGQLMSIKFQHLKLLLQYSDYEFYSYLVSRGADDLFFCYRWLLLELKREFAFDDALRMLEVTWSSLPPDPPETEVELLGPPLQSDKITRFMNKKKPAENRLGQDWEVKEKQRRQHMLRPSREEPDVRSGSNNGVSKVTMGKAHVVSPSLEESFGDFKYYSAQNEDCFDVKDVKPQQGLIESQSTPRIPVRQSTTDSEEDPGERTPLIRYCNNGFSSGSSPPTSVSGPPVWKSGAVSHSSSALPSSWSGATPDSPSQTTFGFTTNGREALSRTVPKVITSSAQLLRSTGLNLTTSPTLKTSAASNSHTQNRSFLSSPILPFGRGSSQPISRPSSNNLPSPSNKPSSATVNMDSSPKLEAGIKPLSLPPPQEFGKGNPFMLFLCLSILLEHRDHIIKNSLDYNELAMHFDRLVRRHNLSRILQRAKALFADYLQSEVWDSEEGDEVSSDSPTSATAAQYSPPLTISARPIYSPLASPQSSSQNSTYNLATTIPSPTLSLSS, translated from the exons AAATATGATGGAGTACTTCCTGCAGAGTTTCGCTCCTTTGCTGTAGATCCTCAGATAACATCATTGGAGGTGTTGCAGCATATTCTAATAAAAGCCTTTGATCTGAATGG gaagcgGAATTTTGAAATCAGTTATATGTCTAGAGGTGGAAGCGGCGCAGAAATGTACCTGTCTTTGACATCTGACGGTGATTTGGATGTTGCATTTGCCAGTGCAGCCAAACCATATCTACAACTCAAGATGGACGTGAAACCTTCAGAAGACA GTCCCGTTATGGAAGACTGGGACATCATCAGCCCCAAAGACGTTATTGGCTCTGAGCAGCTTCTTGCAGAAAGGACTAGATCTTTAGCATCTGCAGCACTTCCTTTCACCCAGTCCTTACTGTCCCAG GTCGGTCGGACCTTCTCTCGAGTCCAGCAAGCTTTCAGCTGGTCTTATGGGGAGGAGATCAAGCCTTTCAAGCCCCCTCTGAGTGACACTGAGTTTCATAGTTATCTCAACGGACAAGGACAGTTGACACGGCCTGAGGAATTAAGACTGCGGATCTACCATGGCGGTGTGGAGCCTTCACTGCGCAAG gttGTTTGGCGCTACCTCCTTAATGTCTATCCAGACGGACTGAGTGGACAGGAAAGAATGGACTACATGAAGCGGAAGACGAGAGAGTATGACCAGCTGAAGAAAGAATGGACGGCCCACGTCAGTCACGAGGATCTTGAATTTATCCGAGGGAATGTACTCAAAGACGTCTTAAGGACAGATCGTGCTCATCCTTACTACGCAGGATCAGAAGACAGTCCGCATTTGACTGCACTCACCGACCTGCTTACTACTTTCGCCATCACACATCCACAG ATCTCGTACTGTCAAGGGATGAGCGATATCGCCTCGCCGATACTTGCCGTGATGGATAATGAAGCACATGCCTTCATTTGCTTCTGTGGCATTATGAAACGCTTGGAGGGGAACTTCCGACCTGACGGACAACTTATGTCTATTAAATTCCAGCATCTAAAATTGCTTTTGCAGTATTCCGATTATGAATTCTACTCCTATCTGGTCTCCCGTGGAGCTGATGACCTCTTCTTCTGTTACCGCTGGTTGCTCCTGGAACTGAAGCGGGAGTTTGCCTTTGATGATGCCCTAAGGATGCTTGAGGTGACTTGGAGCTCCTTGCCTCCAGATCCTCCTGAAACTGAAGTGGAGCTCCTTGGACCGCCATTGCAGTCAGATAAAATTACACGTTTCATGAACAAGAAAAAGCCTGCTGAGAATCGCCTTGGGCAAGACTGGGAAGTAAAAGAGAAGCAGCGTAGACAACATATGCTTCGGCCCTCCAGAGAAGAACCTGATGTTAGATCTGGAAGTAATAACGGTGTCTCTAAAGTAACCATGGGAAAGGCACATGTTGTTTCTCCTTCTCTTGAGGAGAGCTTTGGAGACTTTAAGTACTATAGTGCCCAAAATGAAGACTGCTTTGACGTGAAGGATGTCAAACCGCAGCAGGGTTTGATAGAGTCACAGTCAACACCACGCATTCCAGTTCGTCAGTCCACCACTGACAGTGAGGAGGATCCTGGGGAAAGAACCCCTCTGATAAGATACTGTAACAATGGCTTTTCTTCTGGATCATCACCTCCCACGTCTGTTAGTGGTCCACCAGTTTGGAAGAGCGGTGCTGTGTCTCATTCCTCTTCAGCCTTACCTTCTAGTTGGTCAGGTGCTACACCAGACTCTCCTTCACAAACCACATTTGGATTTACGACTAATGGAAGAGAGGCCTTATCAAGAACTGTCCCAAAAGTAATCACATCTTCTGCACAATTGCTCAGAAGTACAGGGTTGAACTTGACCACCAGTCCCACTTTAAAAACATCAGCTGCGTCTAACTCCCATACTCAAAATCGATCCTTTCTGTCTTCACCAATTTTGCCTTTTGGAAGGGGTTCTTCACAGCCCATTTCCAGGCCATCCTCTAACAACCTCCCTTCTCCGAGCAACAAACCCTCAAGTGCTACAGTTAACATGGACAGTTCACCAAAACTGGAGGCTGGCATCAAACCGCTTTCACTCCCACCTCCCCAAGAATTCGGAAAAGGCAATCCTTTCATGCTTTTTTTGTGCTTGTCAATCCTGCTGGAACACCGAGACCACATCATCAAGAACAGCCTGGATTACAATGAGCTCGCCATGCACTTTGATCGACTCGTACGGCGCCACAACCTGAGCAGGATCCTGCAACGTGCCAAGGCCTTGTTTGCAGACTACTTGCAGAGTGAAGTGTGGGACTCGGAAGAAGGGGATGAGGTTAGTTCAGACTCCCCGACATCGGCCACTGCTGCTCAATACTCCCCGCCTTTAACCATTTCTGCTCGACCCATTTATAGTCCGTTAGCATCCCCTCAGTCTTCATCGCAAAACTCAACCTACAACTTGGCAACAACAATTCCTTCACCAACGCTGTCCCTTTCGTCATAA